From a region of the Romeriopsis navalis LEGE 11480 genome:
- a CDS encoding vitamin K epoxide reductase family protein codes for MVRAKSTPWIQTWSRPLMAIIAGLGVIDTSYITYEKLTNQSSGICQAGCSTVLNSPYAEIFGQPLALFGLAAYLVIFGLAIAPLISGGTTIEGSNRPTAIASGTQLPLFLTAAAMTLFSGYLMYLLSSEIHAVCYFCIASAIFSTSLLILSIVGFAWESLGQLIFPGLITSMVTIVAVLGLYAPAQAFDPNMTLIKDRSGNVFFGVGTPSGTAETQLANHLKSTGATMYGAYWCPHCCEQKQLFGQSAMKDLNYVECAADGPNQQSDVCRQVVPEVEKLTGEKFGFPTWKINGQYYPGRKPLTELAQLSGYKGPQDFQNPFQSCQMP; via the coding sequence ATGGTTCGCGCAAAGTCCACCCCTTGGATCCAAACCTGGTCACGCCCATTAATGGCGATCATCGCCGGACTCGGCGTGATTGATACCAGTTACATCACCTACGAAAAACTCACCAATCAAAGCAGCGGCATCTGCCAAGCCGGTTGTTCCACCGTGCTCAACAGCCCCTATGCCGAAATCTTCGGACAACCCTTGGCCCTATTTGGCCTCGCGGCTTACCTCGTGATCTTCGGTTTGGCGATCGCCCCCCTGATCAGCGGTGGTACCACGATCGAAGGCAGCAATCGGCCCACCGCGATCGCCAGCGGCACACAGCTCCCACTATTTCTCACCGCCGCCGCCATGACCCTATTTAGTGGGTACCTGATGTACCTGCTGAGCAGCGAGATTCATGCTGTCTGCTACTTCTGCATCGCCTCCGCCATCTTCTCCACCAGCTTACTGATCCTATCGATCGTCGGCTTCGCCTGGGAAAGCCTCGGCCAACTCATCTTCCCCGGCCTGATCACCAGCATGGTGACGATCGTCGCCGTACTCGGTCTCTACGCCCCCGCCCAAGCCTTTGATCCCAACATGACCCTGATCAAAGACCGCAGCGGCAATGTCTTCTTTGGCGTCGGCACCCCTTCCGGCACCGCCGAAACCCAACTGGCCAACCACCTGAAATCCACCGGCGCCACCATGTACGGCGCCTACTGGTGCCCCCACTGCTGCGAACAAAAACAACTCTTCGGCCAAAGCGCCATGAAAGACTTAAACTACGTCGAATGTGCCGCCGATGGCCCCAATCAGCAATCCGATGTCTGCCGCCAAGTCGTCCCCGAAGTCGAAAAACTCACCGGCGAAAAGTTTGGCTTCCCCACCTGGAAGATCAACGGCCAATACTATCCAGGCCGCAAACCCCTGACCGAACTCGCCCAACTCAGCGGCTACAAAGGCCCCCAAGACTTCCAAAATCCCTTCCAAAGCTGCCAAATGCCCTAA